Proteins found in one Mustela lutreola isolate mMusLut2 chromosome 10, mMusLut2.pri, whole genome shotgun sequence genomic segment:
- the KCNA2 gene encoding potassium voltage-gated channel subfamily A member 2 translates to MTVATGEPADEAAALPGHPQDTYDPEADHECCERVVINISGLRFETQLKTLAQFPETLLGDPKKRMRYFDPLRNEYFFDRNRPSFDAILYYYQSGGRLRRPVNVPLDIFSEEIRFYELGEEAMEMFREDEGYIKEEERPLPENEFQRQVWLLFEYPESSGPARIIAIVSVMVILISIVSFCLETLPIFRDENEDMHGSGMTFHTYSNSTIGYQQSTSFTDPFFIVETLCIIWFSFEFLVRFFACPSKAGFFTNIMNIIDIVAIIPYFITLGTELAEKPEDAQQGQQAMSLAILRVIRLVRVFRIFKLSRHSKGLQILGQTLKASMRELGLLIFFLFIGVILFSSAVYFAEADERESQFPSIPDAFWWAVVSMTTVGYGDMVPTTIGGKIVGSLCAIAGVLTIALPVPVIVSNFNYFYHRETEGEEQAQYLQVTSCPKIPSSPDLKKSRSASTISKSDYMEIQEGVNNSNEDFREENLKTANCTLANTNYVNITKMLTDV, encoded by the coding sequence ATGACAGTGGCCACCGGAGAGCCAGCGGACGAGGCCGCCGCCCTCCCCGGGCACCCACAGGACACGTACGACCCCGAGGCCGACCACGAGTGCTGTGAGAGGGTGGTCATCAACATCTCGGGGCTGCGCTTTGAGACCCAGCTCAAGACCTTAGCCCAGTTTCCAGAGACCCTCTTAGGGGACCCAAAGAAGCGGATGAGGTACTTTGACCCCCTCCGAAATGAGTACTTTTTCGATCGGAACCGGCCCAGCTTTGATGCCATTTTGTACTATTACCAGTCGGGTGGCCGCTTGAGACGGCCCGTGAACGTGCCCTTGGACATCTTCTCTGAAGAAATTCGGTTTTATGAGCTGGGAGAAGAAGCGATGGAGATGTTTCGGGAAGACGAAGGCTACATCAAGGAGGAAGAGCGTCCTCTGCCCGAAAATGAGTTTCAGAGGCAGGTGTGGCTTCTCTTTGAATACCCAGAGAGCTCAGGGCCTGCTAGGATTATAGCTATCGTATCCGTCATGGTCATCCTGATCTCCATCGTCAGCTTCTGCCTGGAGACCCTGCCCATCTTCCGGGATGAGAACGAGGACATGCATGGGAGCGGGATGACCTTCCACACTTACTCCAACAGCACCATCGGGTACCAGCAGTCAACCTCCTTCACCGACCCTTTCTTCATTGTCGAGACTCTTTGCATCATCTGGTTCTCGTTCGAATTCTTGGTGCGGTTCTTTGCCTGCCCCAGCAAAGCCGGCTTCTTCACCAACATCATGAACATCATTGACATTGTGGCCATCATCCCCTACTTCATCACCCTGGGGACGGAGCTGGCCGAGAAGCCAGAGGACGCCCAGCAAGGCCAGCAGGCCATGTCGCTGGCCATCCTCCGTGTCATCCGGTTGGTaagagtctttaggattttcaagtTGTCTCGGCACTCCAAAGGTCTCCAGATTCTAGGGCAGACCCTCAAAGCCAGCATGAGAGAATTGGGCCTCCTGATATTCTTCCTCTTCATCGGGGTCATCCTTTTCTCTAGTGCTGTCTATTTTGCAGAGGCCGATGAGCGAGAGTCCCAGTTCCCCAGCATCCCGGATGCCTTCTGGTGGGCAGTCGTCTCCATGACAACTGTAGGCTATGGAGACATGGTTCCGACTACCATTGGGGGAAAGATCGTGGGGTCCCTCTGTGCAATTGCAGGTGTGTTAACCATTGCCTTACCGGTCCCCGTCATAGTGTCCAACTTCAACTACTTCTACCAccgggagacagagggagaggagcaggctcaGTACCTGCAAGTGACAAGCTGTCCAAAGATCCCCTCCTCCCCCGACCTGAAGAAAAGTAGAAGTGCCTCTACCATTAGTAAGTCTGATTACATGGAGATCCAGGAGGGGGTCAACAACAGTAACGAGGACTTTAGAGAGGAAAACTTGAAAACGGCCAACTGCACTTTGGCTAATACAAACTATGTGAATATTACCAAAATGTTAACTGATGTCTGA